Within the Leptolyngbyaceae cyanobacterium genome, the region CGACGGGAAATCCACCCCAATCATTTGAATATGGTGGTGGTGGTTTAGCAGAACCAGTAGAGAACGTAATTCACACAGTTAACGGTCAATATAACCCTACTCTGGACATCAAAACTGGTGAGTGGCATTTGTTCAACTTCACCAATATGAACAGTAATGCTTTCCACATTCTTCAATTAGTTAAAGATAACGGGCAAAACTTAACGCCTGAAGAAGTAACGCTGGTAGCAGTTGATGGGGATGCTTCCGGGATAGTAGCAGATAACAGAAGAGAAATCACCGAATTTCCAGTTTTGGCTCCGGGGGCAAGAGTTTCCGTTCAACATTATTTTAGCGAGCCAGGAAAATATTATTTGCTCTCCAATGGAACCGAAGAAATTATGGGGGAAAATGCCCCAGTCCTCACTAAAGACCGGGGATTTAATGACGGTCACTTGATTTGGGGTTCGCAAGTTTTAGCCACCATTGAAGTGACTGGCGATTCCGTAACTATACCCCCTCCTTTCCCGGAACCTTACGATACTTTAACCGAGCAAGCAAAGCAAATTGATGAGTTAATTACAGATGCCCAGAACGGGGATTTCGATCGCGGACGGACATATACTTGGTATGCTAACCCCGGTGGTGCGATCGCCAGAGGTCGCGTCCCCGATGATACGGATGTAAGTACCTTTGAGGGAACATATACCATCAACGGATTCTTCTTCGGCACTACATTTGCCGAGAGTCAAGTACCGCTGGCAATGCCAATGTTGGGATCGACCGAGATTTGGACGATCGAAAATAAATCCGGTCAACTCGATCCCAATCTACCCGATCCGATCAATATTCCATTGGTAGAATGGCATCCTTTCCACATTCACCAAAATGATTTCACCGTTCTGGAAATCAACGGAATTCCCACTGAAGACATGAAGCAAGCGTATTTGGCGGGAGTTTTGAGCGATACTATTGCCCTACCGCCAACCTACGATCCTGCTAATCCACCCACCCCAGACAATCCCTACGGTACTCCGACAGTCGGGGGAGAAACGGCAGAAGTAAAAATCCTCATGGAATTTGAAGATTTCCCAGGTACTTACGTCAACCACTGCCATATCCTGTTCCACGAAGATGCGGGGATGATGGCCGCCGTGCGGGTTATCCTCAATACTAAAGACACTTGGTTAGGTTTGGGTTCCTCGAAAGCGGATGGAGAGGTGATGTTGCACAGGGCAAACGATCCCCTCCAAAATGTGAGCTTAAAACCCTATGGAGATACCTTCAAAGGAACGGTTGACCTCGCCATCGGTGACGTTAATTACAAACACAAAGAAAATGATAACTACAACGTTACCGATAACGTCACCGATGTCATCACTGTACAAACTGCATTGGGTAATCCCAATAAAGATAAGTTTCTCCTTAAAGTCTTTGATGGCAAGACTTTAATGGAACAGCAAGAAAAAGGCTCTCTGCAACTTAACGGCGAACAAAAGGAACTAGTACTGGCAGAAATCATGCCTTTTAACGGCATGAATATTTCACCGGATGCCAAAGCATCGGTTGCCACAGGTGACATTAACGGTGATAGTTTTGCCGATATCATCGTGGGCGTAGGCGGTAACAATCCGTTGGTAGAAGTTTACAGTGGCAAAGATTTCAGTATCTTGACTCGTCTTGAAGTATTCCATCACGAGACGCAGTTCAGTAACGGAATCAATGTCGCTTCTGGCGATGTGGATGGGGATAACTTTGACGATGTAATCGTCAGCCAAGGCGCTGGCGGACGAGGATTAGTCGAACTTTATAGCGGTCGGCTGATCGACCAGAAAGGTAATTTGGATGGTAGCCACACCGCCCACGAATCAGCGATGCTGTCGGAAGCCCTCCAACCTTATGGCTCATCCTATACTGGCGAGGTAGAGGTGACATCCGGTTACGTACTGCAAAGACCGGATGGGCCGAATGGTGCCTCCGTTCAAAGCTATCACGCCAACATCACCACATTGGCAGTTGGAGATTTACCGGCTGGCGAACAAGCGATTAAGGTGCATACCTACGTGGGATCGGGAGGACATCACAGCACCGGGGACAGTTCAGACCATTCTTCGGGAAATGCCGCAACGGTTCTTTTGGATACAGCATTTACTCCCAGCGTCAAACTGACGGAAATATCCGGTACTTTTGCCGATATTCCCGGCTTATCGAAGGGCGAACCGATTATATTCGGCATTGGCGCTAATGGCAAAGCTGAAATAATTCGCTTACAGGAGAAGAATATCGCTCAGACGATCGATATTTCTTCTGGTCTGAGTCTGGCTACCTCAAACAAAGATCTGATTTACGGCGATAGCGGTGCTAACAGTTTAGCCGGCAGTATGGGCGACGACGAAATATCTGGCCTCGGCGAGAATGACTCGATCAATGGTAACGAAGGCAACGATACTGTGGTCGGTGGTAACGGTGATGACCTAGTACGGGGCGGGAAAGGTAATGACCAAATTGCTGGCAATTCAGGTAACGATAACCTTTATGGCGATCTCGGTGACGATTTAATGCGGGGTGGTAAAGGTAACGATCGGATTTTTGGCAATCTAGGCAAGGATGTCCTTTACGGCGATCTCGGCAATGATAGTGTTTGGGGTGGCAAGGATGACGACTTGCTCTATGGTAACCAAGGTAACGATGTCCTTTATGGCAACCTCGGCAATGATAATGTTTGGGGCGGTAAGGGTGACGACTTGCTATATGGCAATCAAGGCAACGATATCCTTTACGGCGATCTCGGCAATGATAGTGTCTGGGGCGGGAAAGGCGACGATAGCCTAATTGGTGGAAATGGAGATGATTGGTTAAGTGGCGATTTGGGTAACGATCTTTTGACAGGTGGAGAAGGAAAAGATCGGTTCGTTTTAGCCTCTGGAACTGGCAAGGACACTATTCTCGATTTTGAAATTAACAGCGACTTGCTAATTTTAACGAAGGGTCTTACTTTTGATGCCCTGAGTATTACGCAAGGCAATGGTGGAACTTTAATTAGTGTCACCAACGGCAATCAAGAATTAGCATTTCTAACTGGCATCCAATCTAATCAAATTGGTGCCGGTAATTTTGGATTGGGTTAATTCGGGTCTTGCCGCAGTGCTAAAAACCGAGTTTATTGTTTTCTTCAAGCTGAGAGTCTAGATTCTTATTAATAAACCCGGTTTTTTCAAAAAACCGGGTTTCTATTTATAGCAACTGACGAGAGTCGATTAAGTCATTCTTAATTGCTGAAAGCCTTGATTCTAGACCCTTTTTACCCAAGCCCCGTTTTTTCATACTTACTTACTTAATCGGATGCTAAGTAATTCTAATTTGGATAATTCTCAATTTTTTACTGATTTACCAGATAACAAAATATTGATGCTCTTTAAGATTTCTGATAAATCGGAATTTTTGCTTAAAAAAGCATCGGCTGCCGCACAAATTTTCTGACCTTCGTCCAAATCATTGATTCCCAGCCATCCAGTGATTAAAATGAATGAAGGC harbors:
- a CDS encoding multicopper oxidase domain-containing protein — translated: MTSNLRNAYVIGSTNFTNWSQGFDPNGYLKVLPHPDRKIPFVDPFKDWQDGRSTGNYFSSWGPEKELNITLTMQDLLQTKVDGFGILKSGDGKIPWKGDAETPYEFLRAYNGKIPGPMLITEPGDTLNITLQNDLQNPQQVTNLHTHGLHVSPMGYGDNVVHAIEPGETWPVSIKIPENHFIGLDWYHPHLHGLTNEQVSSGLGGHLTILPNYDLPDLDKWNPKERPLHFMAINTFGVQQIDRPGSATDPLNQDPTKVIPAGTPLKVLGTENGEPVYELSDSVFMGYNAKPVFYDPTKPTGNPPQSFEYGGGGLAEPVENVIHTVNGQYNPTLDIKTGEWHLFNFTNMNSNAFHILQLVKDNGQNLTPEEVTLVAVDGDASGIVADNRREITEFPVLAPGARVSVQHYFSEPGKYYLLSNGTEEIMGENAPVLTKDRGFNDGHLIWGSQVLATIEVTGDSVTIPPPFPEPYDTLTEQAKQIDELITDAQNGDFDRGRTYTWYANPGGAIARGRVPDDTDVSTFEGTYTINGFFFGTTFAESQVPLAMPMLGSTEIWTIENKSGQLDPNLPDPINIPLVEWHPFHIHQNDFTVLEINGIPTEDMKQAYLAGVLSDTIALPPTYDPANPPTPDNPYGTPTVGGETAEVKILMEFEDFPGTYVNHCHILFHEDAGMMAAVRVILNTKDTWLGLGSSKADGEVMLHRANDPLQNVSLKPYGDTFKGTVDLAIGDVNYKHKENDNYNVTDNVTDVITVQTALGNPNKDKFLLKVFDGKTLMEQQEKGSLQLNGEQKELVLAEIMPFNGMNISPDAKASVATGDINGDSFADIIVGVGGNNPLVEVYSGKDFSILTRLEVFHHETQFSNGINVASGDVDGDNFDDVIVSQGAGGRGLVELYSGRLIDQKGNLDGSHTAHESAMLSEALQPYGSSYTGEVEVTSGYVLQRPDGPNGASVQSYHANITTLAVGDLPAGEQAIKVHTYVGSGGHHSTGDSSDHSSGNAATVLLDTAFTPSVKLTEISGTFADIPGLSKGEPIIFGIGANGKAEIIRLQEKNIAQTIDISSGLSLATSNKDLIYGDSGANSLAGSMGDDEISGLGENDSINGNEGNDTVVGGNGDDLVRGGKGNDQIAGNSGNDNLYGDLGDDLMRGGKGNDRIFGNLGKDVLYGDLGNDSVWGGKDDDLLYGNQGNDVLYGNLGNDNVWGGKGDDLLYGNQGNDILYGDLGNDSVWGGKGDDSLIGGNGDDWLSGDLGNDLLTGGEGKDRFVLASGTGKDTILDFEINSDLLILTKGLTFDALSITQGNGGTLISVTNGNQELAFLTGIQSNQIGAGNFGLG